In Leptolyngbya sp. NIES-2104, the genomic window CATCCGAATGAAATGATCATCGAAGTTCAAGTCGCGGTTCCTTATCCTGAGCAAGTTCGAGCTGACGAAGTGCTACAGGTATTACCATTCGGACAGAAAACATTGAAAGTAGAATCGGGTGGAATGATTGTTCAAGGAAGAGCGATCGCAGAATTTAACGATAAAAATGACGATATGTATGTCGCGGTTGCCTCTGTGACTGTGTTTGTTGAACAACCAGAATGATCAATCAAGGCTGGATTTATCAAGATCGCGTTGATCAGCCAATGACGCTGTTAGAGTACTATGCTCAGCGGTATCAACATTCAACGAGAGAAGAATGGCTCGATCGCATTCTGTCAGGCGCAATTTCAATCAATCACATCCCAAATACCGATCCTGATGCACCACTGCAACCGGGACAAGTACTAAGTTATGCTCGATCGCCGTGGATTGAGCCAGAGGTTTCTTTTGAGATAGCAACCTTGTATGAAGATGATCAGCTATTAATTCTGCACAAGCCTTCTGGATTACCTGTTCTACCGGGTGGAGGCTTTCTCGAAAATACTTTGTGGGGATGGCTCAGACGAGAATATAAAACGCCTCCAGTTCCAGTGCATCGATTAGGGCGGGGAACGTCTGGGGTGATTGTTTTGGCGAAAACTGAGGAAGCACGATCGAGACTCTCGAAAGATTTACGCGATCGACAATTTCAAAAAAGCTATCGTGCTCTTGCTGCGGGAATTCCAGAACTCGATCGATTTACGATTAATACTGCGATCGGCAAAGTTGCTTATCCTCAATTGGGCTATCTCTATGCAGCGACAGAAACCGGAAAAGCGGCGATTAGTCATTGCAAAGTCTTAGAGCGTCGGATTTCAAACGAAACTTTACTAGAAGTTACCATTCCAACAGGCAGACCGCATCAAATCCGAATTCATCTTGCATCAGCAGGCTATCCACTTGTAGGCGATCCGCTTTATGGCGTGGGTGGAACTGCGATCGATCAAAATTCGATTCCAAGTGATTGTGGTTATTTGCTTCATAGCTATGAAGTGAGGCTAAACCATCCCACTCAGGGAAAGCCCATCAC contains:
- a CDS encoding Lin0512 family protein translates to MFLHSDRVTPAFNLTNLGTIKKLCLRSLMALKRFVIEMGMGVDQHGQDPTVAASRAVRNAIAHNALPGIWEVAKLEHPNEMIIEVQVAVPYPEQVRADEVLQVLPFGQKTLKVESGGMIVQGRAIAEFNDKNDDMYVAVASVTVFVEQPE
- a CDS encoding RluA family pseudouridine synthase, giving the protein MINQGWIYQDRVDQPMTLLEYYAQRYQHSTREEWLDRILSGAISINHIPNTDPDAPLQPGQVLSYARSPWIEPEVSFEIATLYEDDQLLILHKPSGLPVLPGGGFLENTLWGWLRREYKTPPVPVHRLGRGTSGVIVLAKTEEARSRLSKDLRDRQFQKSYRALAAGIPELDRFTINTAIGKVAYPQLGYLYAATETGKAAISHCKVLERRISNETLLEVTIPTGRPHQIRIHLASAGYPLVGDPLYGVGGTAIDQNSIPSDCGYLLHSYEVRLNHPTQGKPITVQSPPPVLLCPSKIR